A window from Humidesulfovibrio mexicanus encodes these proteins:
- a CDS encoding glycosyltransferase, whose protein sequence is MRILMLSDGEVKGGASTAAARMASGLTRLGHQVLRVVRFPDTPQPGNAHPWDTEVIETPPELVRDWLDEPSAAAREHVRAELGRIIERFRPQAISVHNLHGATRHGWSAELAGQCAQAAPTVWTLHDLWSATGRCAYTGGCRLHLSGTCGEACPTWGEYPSCAPERIAAQLAEKRAVLAQTPGLCAAAPSAWIAREASLGLWAEHRVEVLANGLDLDVFRPVDRAQARRALGLPERGRVLLAASLLLDDPRKGTDLLLAALPRLEPGATLLLMGGGGLEVPEGHAAVRRLGLLTRDADKVLAYSAADVLVHPARQDNLPNTVAEALACGTPVAGFAVGGVEEMLADGAGAAAREMTPHALAEAIETVLARGPRDARARCRELALARYPLPIQAGRLAALLEELAQGR, encoded by the coding sequence ATGCGCATCCTGATGCTCTCCGACGGGGAGGTGAAAGGCGGGGCCTCCACAGCCGCCGCGCGCATGGCGTCGGGCCTGACGCGGCTGGGGCACCAGGTGCTGCGCGTGGTGCGCTTCCCGGACACGCCGCAGCCGGGCAACGCGCATCCCTGGGACACCGAGGTCATCGAAACCCCGCCGGAGCTGGTGCGCGACTGGCTGGACGAGCCCTCGGCCGCCGCCAGGGAACACGTCCGCGCGGAGCTGGGCCGGATCATCGAACGCTTCCGGCCCCAGGCGATCAGCGTGCACAACCTGCACGGGGCCACGCGCCACGGCTGGAGCGCGGAGCTGGCCGGGCAGTGCGCCCAGGCCGCGCCCACGGTCTGGACCCTGCACGACCTGTGGAGCGCCACGGGGCGTTGCGCCTACACCGGCGGCTGCCGCCTGCATCTTTCCGGGACCTGCGGCGAGGCCTGCCCCACCTGGGGCGAATACCCCTCCTGCGCGCCGGAGCGCATCGCCGCCCAACTGGCGGAGAAGCGCGCCGTGCTGGCGCAAACCCCCGGCCTCTGCGCCGCGGCACCCTCGGCCTGGATCGCGCGGGAGGCCTCCTTGGGCCTGTGGGCCGAACACAGGGTGGAGGTGCTGGCCAACGGCCTGGATCTGGACGTGTTTCGCCCCGTGGACCGCGCCCAGGCCCGGCGCGCCCTGGGCCTGCCGGAGCGGGGCCGGGTGCTCTTGGCGGCCTCGCTGTTGCTGGACGACCCGCGCAAGGGCACGGACCTGCTGTTGGCGGCCTTGCCCCGGCTTGAGCCGGGAGCCACCCTGCTGCTCATGGGCGGCGGCGGGCTGGAGGTTCCGGAAGGCCACGCGGCCGTGCGCCGCCTGGGCCTGCTTACCCGCGACGCGGACAAGGTGCTGGCGTACAGCGCGGCGGACGTGCTCGTGCATCCGGCGCGGCAGGACAACCTGCCCAACACCGTGGCCGAGGCCCTGGCCTGCGGCACGCCCGTGGCCGGATTCGCCGTGGGCGGGGTGGAGGAGATGCTGGCGGACGGGGCTGGCGCGGCCGCGCGGGAGATGACGCCGCACGCCCTGGCCGAAGCCATCGAAACAGTGCTGGCGCGGGGGCCGCGCGATGCGCGGGCGCGCTGCCGGGAACTGGCGCTGGCCCGCTACCCCTTGCCCATCCAGGCCGGAAGGCTGGCCGCGCTGCTGGAAGAGCTGGCCCAAGGCCGCTGA
- a CDS encoding class I SAM-dependent methyltransferase, producing MSAGGEEQARGGVFGLYAAYYDLLYRDKDYAAEAAFVAGRLRAHAPGARSLLELGCGTGRHAALFSAMGFQVTGVDRSEGMLDKARANGPGCRFLAADIRELALDRRFDAVVSLFHVMSYLTEDADLVAALSRAAEHLAPGGLLFFDFWHGPAVLKTPAEVRVKEMADERVCVIRRADPVHHAHRHVVDVNFTVNIRERSGDRAETLRETHAMRYFFAPELEGFLEQAGLVALEFGEWMTGAPASDDAWSVYCLARKRG from the coding sequence GTGAGCGCGGGCGGGGAAGAGCAAGCCCGCGGCGGCGTGTTCGGTCTGTACGCGGCCTACTACGACCTGCTGTACCGCGACAAGGACTACGCGGCCGAGGCCGCCTTCGTGGCCGGACGCCTGCGCGCGCACGCGCCCGGGGCGCGCAGCCTGCTGGAGCTTGGCTGCGGCACGGGCAGGCACGCGGCGCTGTTCTCCGCCATGGGCTTCCAGGTCACCGGCGTGGACCGCTCCGAGGGGATGCTGGACAAGGCCCGCGCCAACGGCCCCGGCTGCCGCTTTCTGGCGGCGGACATCCGCGAGCTGGCCCTGGACCGCCGCTTCGACGCCGTGGTCTCGCTGTTCCACGTCATGAGCTACCTGACCGAGGACGCGGACCTTGTGGCCGCGCTTTCCCGCGCCGCGGAGCATTTGGCGCCGGGCGGGCTGCTCTTCTTTGACTTCTGGCACGGCCCGGCCGTGCTGAAAACCCCGGCAGAGGTCCGCGTGAAGGAGATGGCCGATGAGCGCGTTTGCGTCATCCGCCGGGCCGACCCCGTGCACCACGCCCACCGGCACGTGGTGGACGTGAACTTCACCGTGAACATCCGCGAGCGCAGCGGCGACCGCGCCGAGACCCTGCGCGAGACGCACGCCATGCGCTATTTCTTCGCGCCGGAGCTGGAAGGCTTCCTGGAACAGGCTGGGCTTGTCGCCCTGGAGTTCGGGGAGTGGATGACCGGCGCGCCCGCGAGCGACGACGCCTGGTCCGTGTACTGCCTGGCCCGCAAGCGCGGCTAG
- a CDS encoding DegT/DnrJ/EryC1/StrS family aminotransferase: MDFIPVNEPRLDGNEERYLVECVRSGWISSEGPFVARLEEGLARRMGRRHAVAVCNGSAALDAAVAALRLGPGDEVILPAHTIISCAAAIVRAGATPVLADCDPDTWNVTVEAVAARITPRTRAIMAVHIFGLPSPMQGLLALAERHGLVVIEDAAQAIGQTCNGRPCGGLGDLSCLSFYPNKHVTTGEGGMLLTDDDGLAERCRSLRNLCFQKRRFVHEELGWNFRMSNLQAAVGVAQLERLDAALVRKREMGALYRRLLAGAPGIQLPLARTADAENVYWVFGVVLDDAVPFDAEEAMARLGKAGVGTRPFFWPLHEQPVLRRLGLFAGERHPVSERIARRGFYLPGGLGTTDAQIEAAAAQLRHLLETA, encoded by the coding sequence ATGGATTTCATCCCCGTGAACGAGCCCCGGCTGGACGGCAACGAGGAACGCTACCTGGTGGAGTGCGTGCGCTCGGGCTGGATCTCCTCCGAAGGCCCCTTCGTGGCCCGGTTGGAGGAAGGCCTGGCCCGGCGCATGGGCCGCAGGCACGCCGTGGCCGTGTGCAACGGCTCCGCCGCGCTGGACGCCGCCGTGGCCGCCCTGCGCCTGGGGCCGGGCGATGAGGTCATCCTGCCCGCGCACACCATCATCTCCTGCGCCGCCGCCATCGTGCGGGCCGGGGCCACCCCGGTGCTGGCCGACTGCGACCCGGACACCTGGAATGTCACGGTGGAGGCGGTGGCCGCGCGCATCACGCCGCGCACCAGGGCCATCATGGCCGTGCACATCTTCGGCCTGCCCTCGCCCATGCAGGGCCTGCTGGCCCTTGCGGAGCGGCACGGCCTCGTGGTCATCGAGGACGCGGCCCAGGCCATCGGCCAGACCTGCAACGGCAGGCCTTGCGGCGGGTTGGGCGACCTCAGCTGCCTGAGCTTCTACCCCAACAAGCACGTCACCACGGGCGAGGGCGGGATGCTCCTCACCGACGACGACGGGCTTGCGGAGCGCTGCCGCAGCTTGCGCAACCTCTGCTTCCAGAAGCGGCGCTTCGTGCACGAGGAGCTGGGCTGGAACTTCCGCATGAGCAACCTGCAGGCGGCCGTGGGCGTGGCCCAGCTGGAGCGCCTGGACGCCGCGCTTGTCCGCAAGCGGGAGATGGGCGCGCTGTACCGGCGGCTGCTTGCGGGCGCGCCGGGCATCCAGCTGCCCCTTGCCCGCACGGCGGACGCCGAGAACGTCTACTGGGTCTTCGGCGTGGTGCTGGATGACGCCGTTCCCTTCGACGCCGAAGAGGCCATGGCGCGGTTGGGCAAGGCCGGGGTGGGCACGCGGCCCTTCTTCTGGCCCCTGCACGAACAGCCCGTATTGCGACGCCTGGGGCTTTTCGCGGGCGAGCGGCACCCGGTTTCCGAGCGCATCGCCCGGCGCGGCTTCTACCTGCCCGGCGGACTGGGGACCACGGACGCCCAGATCGAGGCCGCGGCCGCGCAACTGCGCCACCTGCTGGAGACGGCGTGA
- a CDS encoding cupin domain-containing protein, which produces MIEHIAHQGRTLALILRAGFQKDGIEFFTPPEFSQQLAYMKRGKGYAIPPHVHNPVPREVRFTHEVLFIKSGRVRVDFYQDGDAYLESRVLGPGDVILLADGGHGFAMLEESEIIEVKQGPYAGEDDKRRFAPVDEACVRLEDC; this is translated from the coding sequence ATGATCGAGCACATCGCCCACCAGGGCCGCACCCTGGCGCTGATTCTGCGCGCGGGCTTCCAGAAGGACGGCATCGAGTTCTTCACCCCGCCGGAGTTTTCGCAGCAACTGGCCTACATGAAGCGCGGCAAGGGCTACGCCATTCCGCCGCACGTGCACAACCCCGTCCCGCGCGAGGTGCGCTTCACCCATGAGGTGCTGTTCATCAAGAGCGGCCGCGTGCGCGTGGACTTCTACCAGGACGGCGACGCCTACCTGGAAAGCCGCGTGCTCGGCCCCGGCGATGTGATTCTGCTGGCCGACGGCGGCCATGGCTTCGCCATGCTGGAGGAGTCGGAGATCATCGAGGTGAAACAGGGGCCGTATGCGGGCGAGGACGACAAGCGCCGCTTCGCGCCCGTGGACGAGGCCTGCGTGCGTCTGGAGGACTGCTGA
- a CDS encoding glycosyltransferase family protein, with amino-acid sequence MPAALVAQYPWWSLSDPVITFAMRLTRLGLSPRLVGPRQLDFLARRFPSEAVFRELPVHWSASAQEAPQRLVEALSGPGPRLAVFFDEPSFLACAQTVADLGARAFLYSTEIPDPGQFDAGLLARAFAASRARLLIQDQDRLRGYAQATGYVPADPVLLPNASLPDEDYGEEDVEIPGVEDWSRTLVLSGSIQTEHATLETMASFLRCAAASRPGWKLLVSGWGGAGLEELRAVAQRWPEIVLNTDFLSGPQIRRVYALCRAGVVSYYNGGYNHRHCGRASGKLYWICRAGKPVLSNDNLSISGLVREHGLGFDLTRAASLDALDDAGPAGGAAMGARARAFYATEAQAMSATLDALLADNGTDPAQGGSR; translated from the coding sequence ATGCCCGCCGCACTTGTCGCCCAGTATCCCTGGTGGTCCCTGTCGGACCCGGTCATCACCTTCGCCATGCGCCTGACCCGCCTGGGGCTTTCCCCTCGGCTGGTGGGGCCGCGACAGCTGGATTTTCTTGCCCGGCGCTTCCCCAGCGAAGCGGTGTTTCGCGAGCTTCCCGTGCACTGGTCGGCCTCCGCGCAGGAGGCCCCGCAGCGCCTGGTCGAGGCCCTTTCCGGCCCCGGCCCGCGCCTGGCCGTGTTCTTTGACGAGCCGTCGTTCCTCGCCTGCGCGCAGACCGTGGCGGATTTGGGCGCGCGCGCCTTCCTGTATTCCACAGAGATTCCCGATCCCGGCCAGTTCGACGCGGGCCTTCTGGCCCGCGCCTTTGCCGCAAGCCGCGCCCGGCTGCTGATTCAGGACCAGGACCGCCTTCGCGGCTACGCCCAGGCCACGGGGTACGTCCCGGCCGACCCGGTGCTTCTGCCCAACGCCAGCCTGCCTGATGAGGATTACGGCGAGGAGGATGTGGAGATTCCTGGCGTGGAGGACTGGTCGCGCACCCTGGTGCTCTCCGGATCCATCCAGACCGAGCACGCCACACTGGAGACCATGGCCTCCTTTTTGCGCTGCGCGGCGGCCTCGCGACCCGGCTGGAAACTTTTGGTGAGCGGCTGGGGCGGCGCGGGGCTGGAGGAGCTGCGGGCCGTCGCCCAGCGGTGGCCGGAGATCGTGCTGAACACCGATTTCTTGAGCGGCCCGCAAATACGCCGGGTGTACGCCCTGTGCCGGGCGGGCGTTGTCAGCTACTACAACGGCGGGTACAACCACCGGCATTGCGGCCGGGCCTCGGGCAAGCTGTACTGGATTTGCCGGGCGGGCAAACCGGTGCTCTCGAACGACAACCTGTCCATTTCCGGCCTGGTGCGCGAACACGGCCTGGGCTTCGACCTGACGCGGGCCGCGAGCCTGGACGCGCTCGACGACGCCGGACCTGCGGGCGGCGCGGCCATGGGCGCGCGGGCGCGGGCCTTTTATGCGACCGAGGCCCAGGCCATGAGCGCCACGCTGGACGCCCTGCTTGCGGACAACGGTACCGACCCGGCCCAAGGAGGCAGCCGATGA
- a CDS encoding class I SAM-dependent methyltransferase, which translates to MRRMLNLGCGGRFHPDWVNVDFRACAPEVMACDLSRGLPFPDASFDVAYHSHLLEHFPRAQAGGFLRECLRVLKPGGVLRCAVPDFEAMARQYLAQLEGALAGDEGSRERYQWIMLEMLDQMVRERSGGEMLDYWKQDPMPAQEYVFARVGAEARQARAALRAAGKLRPAGAAAPAPARPDPAAIGAFRSSGEVHHWLYDRHSLAQALLAAGFVQPRPCRADESAIPGFNAYLLDIEADGGVRKPDSLFMEAVKP; encoded by the coding sequence ATGCGGCGGATGCTGAACCTGGGGTGCGGCGGGCGCTTCCACCCGGACTGGGTCAATGTGGACTTCCGCGCCTGCGCGCCGGAGGTCATGGCCTGCGACCTTTCGCGCGGGCTGCCGTTTCCCGACGCCTCTTTCGACGTGGCCTACCACTCGCACCTGCTGGAGCACTTTCCCCGCGCCCAGGCTGGCGGCTTCCTGCGGGAGTGCCTGCGGGTGCTTAAGCCCGGCGGGGTGCTGCGCTGCGCCGTGCCGGACTTCGAGGCCATGGCCCGGCAGTACCTGGCGCAGTTGGAAGGCGCGCTGGCCGGAGACGAGGGCAGCCGCGAACGCTATCAATGGATCATGCTGGAAATGCTGGACCAGATGGTGCGCGAACGCTCCGGCGGCGAGATGCTGGACTACTGGAAGCAGGACCCCATGCCCGCCCAGGAGTATGTGTTCGCGCGGGTGGGCGCGGAGGCCCGGCAAGCCCGCGCGGCCCTGCGCGCCGCAGGCAAACTGCGCCCGGCGGGCGCTGCCGCGCCTGCGCCCGCGCGCCCGGACCCGGCCGCCATCGGCGCGTTCCGCAGCTCCGGCGAGGTCCACCACTGGCTGTACGACCGCCATTCCCTGGCCCAGGCCCTGCTGGCCGCGGGCTTCGTTCAGCCGCGCCCGTGCAGGGCGGATGAATCCGCCATTCCCGGCTTCAACGCCTATCTGCTGGACATCGAGGCCGACGGCGGCGTTCGAAAGCCCGACTCCCTGTTCATGGAGGCGGTCAAGCCGTGA
- a CDS encoding class I SAM-dependent methyltransferase — protein MNNRILCMELDYTATFRKSFALADVDLDAAARSVAGFDSSFGGKRGLIYGAGASGALALRLVSGLPGAEIAGFLDVAPAKTAFEGLPVTHPARLAHWPDYLVVAVCPANYLSVMKTLALLAPESCDLIFLWRYEFFDPRAWARLGAAQAGLRDSCASTACVPEGAADLPGGDNRGRVYFEDGRTFRAILEQDYAFYRDLARDAGRMARLMELGLVTTWIHADGPQGLVLEHQSLLAQSRANWSASQYLDAARFFVGFWEAVAREGYSLQDCHTDNVLFARSRPRFVDFCSIGPAEAACLSGPLLESFFRAWVHPLALVAARQTTLMRDTVRRTLGWEELAPLLTPEVAAPVAALRARSEERFAARDLPGFLAGVRAWLDGVTVAYSAVGWNSEGYQAAGLGELRPEGGKEELVLELLARHGAASFLDLGCNKGRFSLLAASRGVETVGLDTAESLIDKLYLHARDTGLPLTAFIEDVAAFGGYRKPERRFDAVAYLALVHHLVFTFGKTVSQVLDQADALCRRVLLLEYVAPHESEPFVLSNYSPAHHPEYNPQTIEALMRERYDAVEAHVLCPTRTLFVGVRG, from the coding sequence ATGAACAACCGCATACTGTGCATGGAGCTGGACTACACCGCCACCTTCCGGAAGTCCTTCGCCCTCGCCGACGTGGACCTGGACGCCGCCGCGCGCTCCGTGGCGGGCTTCGACTCCAGCTTCGGCGGCAAACGCGGCCTGATCTACGGGGCGGGCGCGTCCGGCGCGCTGGCCCTGCGGCTTGTGTCCGGCCTGCCCGGCGCGGAGATCGCGGGCTTCCTGGACGTGGCCCCGGCCAAGACCGCCTTCGAGGGCCTGCCGGTGACGCATCCGGCCAGGCTGGCCCACTGGCCGGACTATCTGGTCGTCGCCGTGTGCCCGGCAAACTATCTTTCGGTGATGAAGACCCTGGCCTTGCTTGCGCCGGAATCCTGCGACCTGATCTTCTTGTGGCGGTACGAGTTCTTCGATCCCCGCGCCTGGGCGCGCCTGGGCGCGGCGCAGGCCGGGCTCAGGGATTCCTGCGCATCCACGGCCTGTGTCCCGGAAGGCGCGGCGGACCTGCCCGGCGGCGACAACCGGGGCCGGGTGTACTTCGAGGACGGACGCACCTTCCGGGCCATCCTGGAGCAGGACTACGCCTTCTATCGCGACCTGGCGCGCGATGCCGGGCGCATGGCCCGGCTCATGGAGCTGGGCCTGGTCACGACCTGGATCCACGCCGACGGACCCCAGGGCCTGGTGCTGGAGCACCAGAGCCTGCTGGCCCAGTCGCGCGCCAACTGGAGCGCCTCGCAGTACCTGGACGCGGCGCGCTTCTTCGTCGGCTTCTGGGAGGCCGTCGCGCGGGAGGGCTACTCCCTGCAGGACTGCCATACGGACAACGTGCTCTTTGCGCGTTCGCGGCCCCGCTTCGTGGACTTCTGCTCCATCGGCCCGGCCGAGGCCGCCTGCCTGTCCGGCCCGCTGCTGGAGTCCTTTTTCCGGGCCTGGGTGCATCCGCTGGCCCTGGTGGCCGCGCGGCAGACCACCCTCATGCGCGACACCGTGCGGCGCACCCTGGGCTGGGAGGAGCTGGCCCCGCTGCTCACACCGGAGGTGGCGGCCCCGGTGGCGGCCTTGCGCGCCCGGTCCGAGGAGCGCTTCGCCGCGCGCGATCTGCCGGGCTTCCTGGCCGGGGTGCGGGCCTGGCTCGACGGCGTCACCGTGGCGTACTCCGCCGTGGGCTGGAACAGCGAGGGCTATCAGGCCGCCGGGTTGGGCGAGCTGCGGCCCGAGGGCGGCAAGGAGGAACTGGTGCTGGAGCTCTTGGCCCGGCACGGGGCGGCGAGCTTCCTGGACCTGGGCTGCAACAAGGGGCGCTTCAGCCTGCTGGCTGCAAGCCGGGGGGTGGAGACCGTGGGCCTGGACACGGCCGAGAGCCTCATCGACAAGCTGTACCTGCACGCGCGCGACACCGGCCTGCCGCTCACCGCCTTCATCGAGGACGTGGCGGCCTTTGGCGGCTACCGCAAGCCGGAGCGCCGTTTCGACGCCGTGGCCTACCTGGCCCTGGTGCACCATTTGGTGTTCACCTTCGGCAAGACCGTAAGCCAGGTGCTGGACCAGGCCGATGCGCTGTGTCGGCGCGTGCTGCTGCTGGAATACGTGGCCCCGCACGAAAGCGAGCCCTTCGTGCTCTCCAACTATTCGCCCGCGCACCACCCGGAGTACAATCCCCAGACCATCGAGGCGCTCATGCGCGAGCGCTACGACGCGGTTGAGGCGCATGTGCTGTGCCCCACGCGCACGCTCTTCGTGGGGGTGCGCGGCTAG
- a CDS encoding B12-binding domain-containing radical SAM protein: MESDRKIRALLLSPIYDDPTELPPMGFLYLAGYLRQHPRIELYVPHCSLTPKNSRELLAEREYDVICTGGMLTFVDTFVRFLDDARVLQPQALRVLGGPIVSAFPGERLFSELDFHVGVVGEGEATLEDLLLAHADGRPFHQVPGLLCRGLDGRALVTEARAPINLKKCNILPDWSICDIEAYFRHIGCRVLHFLGSRGCPNRCHYCNSTIRGYRIRAVDQVVDEIRATHEQYRLEGLSFRDETFMANPKRIREFCRAYMDSGIGLPWGCGLRTNIADLETLRLMREAGCTEIQYGVESGSARVLKRMNKHVTPADNLRAIRETQAAGINRGVSVMFGYLEETKDDVRATIDLLMEANELPKYYSLTTPVPGTPLFDDCAARGLVDDPVAHARIMNKAIYLAFAPKLNMTGIEDAELFPFLREELARLYTAHFRRNHAWLLEFSFGMGQGGSLRAACSHCGKELAERVGHPKWSYQLFCPNCRNHTWVHLADVPEYAAHFDAVRGFLDRLDAQGGALVLRATKNDFVYGNMIKVDPFGRVMGRRPPVISETQYRFHLREWDRAAPPAQSAWALVMDMDPDRAYAVELAALGFAPERIMPVLPAPERAICYTAPRPAQAWAG; the protein is encoded by the coding sequence ATGGAGTCCGACCGGAAGATTCGCGCGCTGCTCTTGTCGCCCATCTACGATGACCCCACCGAGCTGCCGCCCATGGGCTTCCTGTACCTGGCCGGGTATCTCCGCCAGCATCCCCGCATAGAGCTGTACGTCCCCCATTGCAGCCTGACGCCCAAAAACTCCCGCGAGCTACTGGCCGAGCGCGAATACGACGTCATCTGCACTGGTGGAATGCTCACCTTCGTGGACACCTTCGTCCGGTTTCTGGACGATGCGCGCGTTCTGCAGCCACAGGCCCTGCGCGTGCTGGGCGGCCCCATCGTCAGCGCTTTTCCCGGCGAGCGCCTGTTCTCCGAGTTGGACTTCCACGTCGGGGTGGTGGGCGAGGGCGAGGCCACCCTGGAGGACCTGCTTTTGGCCCACGCGGACGGCCGCCCCTTCCATCAGGTGCCGGGCCTGCTCTGCCGCGGGCTGGACGGCCGGGCGCTCGTCACCGAGGCGCGCGCGCCCATCAACCTCAAGAAATGCAACATCCTGCCCGACTGGAGCATCTGCGACATCGAGGCCTATTTCCGGCACATCGGCTGCCGGGTGCTGCATTTTCTGGGCAGCAGGGGCTGTCCCAACCGCTGCCACTACTGCAACAGCACCATCCGGGGCTACCGCATCCGCGCCGTGGACCAGGTGGTGGACGAGATACGCGCCACCCACGAGCAGTACCGGCTGGAGGGCTTAAGTTTCCGCGACGAGACCTTCATGGCCAACCCCAAGCGCATCCGCGAATTCTGCCGCGCCTACATGGACTCCGGCATCGGGCTGCCTTGGGGCTGCGGCCTGCGCACCAACATCGCCGACCTGGAGACCTTGCGGCTCATGCGCGAGGCGGGCTGCACCGAGATCCAGTACGGGGTGGAGAGCGGCAGCGCGCGGGTGCTCAAGCGCATGAACAAGCACGTGACCCCGGCGGACAACCTGCGCGCCATCCGCGAGACGCAGGCCGCGGGCATCAACCGGGGCGTGTCCGTCATGTTCGGCTACCTGGAGGAGACCAAGGACGACGTGCGCGCCACCATCGATCTGCTCATGGAGGCCAACGAGCTGCCCAAGTACTACTCCCTCACCACGCCGGTGCCTGGCACTCCGCTTTTTGACGACTGCGCCGCGCGCGGCCTTGTGGACGACCCCGTGGCCCACGCACGGATCATGAACAAGGCCATCTACCTGGCCTTTGCGCCGAAGCTCAACATGACCGGCATAGAGGACGCGGAGCTGTTCCCCTTCCTGCGGGAAGAACTCGCACGGCTGTACACCGCGCACTTTAGGCGCAACCACGCCTGGCTGCTGGAGTTCTCCTTCGGCATGGGCCAGGGCGGCTCGCTCAGGGCCGCCTGCTCGCATTGCGGGAAGGAACTCGCTGAGCGGGTGGGGCACCCCAAGTGGAGCTATCAGCTCTTCTGCCCCAACTGCCGCAACCACACCTGGGTCCATTTGGCCGACGTGCCCGAATACGCCGCGCACTTCGACGCGGTGCGGGGCTTTCTGGACCGTCTGGACGCCCAGGGCGGCGCCCTTGTGCTGCGCGCCACAAAAAACGATTTCGTCTACGGCAACATGATCAAGGTGGACCCCTTCGGCCGCGTCATGGGGCGCAGGCCGCCGGTCATCAGCGAAACGCAGTACCGCTTCCACTTGCGGGAGTGGGACCGCGCCGCGCCGCCCGCACAGTCCGCCTGGGCGCTGGTCATGGACATGGACCCGGACCGGGCCTACGCTGTGGAGCTGGCCGCCCTGGGCTTCGCGCCGGAGCGCATCATGCCCGTGCTGCCCGCGCCTGAACGCGCCATATGCTATACCGCGCCGCGCCCGGCCCAGGCCTGGGCCGGGTAG
- a CDS encoding class I SAM-dependent methyltransferase, with the protein MNAAMSEAMSEDWLARQLEEFAASPARLRQSARDHAQDPVGNFALFQAVRAQVQALGVPVEDRRLDAAELVRWMADWPELTEFYRPYGGFMAEKCLEHFITTREAAPKPGDVLVDVAAAGSPYAGALERRGVAAYRLDLSYPPGVSGRRIGADATATGLPEAFADALTLHCAYECFMGDADTGLLAEAARILKPGGRLVIAPLYLEDGFINITSPRCDQSLVAIDPGAERVWRDDPWEEPFARHYSAAAFVERVWSRLPACLSGQVLFFPDIPALMRTNPGQLIYCLFALRCVKAG; encoded by the coding sequence ATGAACGCGGCCATGAGCGAGGCCATGAGCGAGGACTGGCTGGCCCGGCAGCTGGAGGAATTCGCGGCCAGCCCGGCCCGGCTGCGGCAGTCCGCGCGCGACCACGCCCAGGACCCTGTGGGCAACTTCGCCCTGTTCCAGGCCGTGCGCGCGCAGGTGCAGGCCCTGGGCGTACCCGTGGAGGACCGCCGCCTGGATGCCGCCGAGCTGGTTCGCTGGATGGCGGACTGGCCGGAGCTGACGGAATTCTATCGCCCCTATGGCGGCTTCATGGCGGAGAAGTGCCTGGAGCACTTTATCACCACGCGGGAGGCCGCGCCAAAGCCGGGAGACGTGCTGGTGGACGTGGCCGCCGCGGGCAGCCCCTACGCCGGGGCGCTGGAGCGCCGGGGCGTGGCCGCCTACCGCCTGGACCTGTCCTACCCGCCGGGGGTGAGCGGCAGGCGCATCGGGGCCGACGCCACGGCCACCGGCCTGCCCGAGGCCTTCGCCGATGCGCTGACCCTGCACTGCGCCTATGAGTGCTTCATGGGCGACGCGGACACGGGCCTGCTGGCCGAGGCCGCGCGCATCCTCAAGCCCGGCGGCAGGCTGGTCATCGCCCCCCTGTACCTGGAGGACGGCTTCATCAATATCACCAGCCCGCGCTGCGACCAGTCGCTGGTGGCCATCGACCCCGGCGCGGAGCGCGTGTGGCGCGACGACCCCTGGGAGGAGCCCTTTGCCCGGCACTACTCCGCCGCCGCCTTCGTGGAGCGCGTGTGGTCGCGCCTGCCCGCCTGTCTCTCCGGCCAGGTGCTCTTTTTCCCGGACATCCCCGCCCTCATGCGGACCAATCCGGGTCAGCTCATCTACTGCCTCTTCGCCCTGCGCTGCGTGAAGGCTGGCTAG